AGGACCTCTAGGCGCCGCTGGAGCCCTGCCATTCCCCGCGGGGCCGAGCCCCGCATTTTTTTTCGCTCCCGGGTGACATTTCTTGACACCCGACGCGCGCAGGGGGTCACTTCCCATGACGGGGGAGGCTGTTCAGGGACAGCCCTGGCAACTGGGAAGGAAGATCATGGCAGCTGCACATGTTGAGCCGGTCACTGAGCCGAAGTTGACGAAGAGCGCGATCAACCAGCCAACCGACGAGCAACTCGTCGCGCGTGTCGTCGAAGGCGACCGGGCTCCGTTCGAGCTCTTATACGCCCGCTATTTCACCCGGGTGTATCGCTTCGTGGATCGCAGGGTGAGCAACCGGGCAGATACCGAGGAGATCGTCCAGGAGGTGTTCTTCAACCTCTTCTCTTCGCTGCACTCATTCCGTGGCGAGGCGCCGTTCGCCGCGTGGGTGTTCGGCCTGACGCGCCGAACGATTGCCTCGCGTTTCAAGCGCAAGCGACATGAGATGGTTTCGCTTCCCGAGGACGAGCATTTTCTCGGGGTCGCAGGCCAGAGCGGATCGAGCCCCCACGCGGACTACGAATGCGCAGAGCGCCTCGATCAGCTCTCCGCGACCGCCCGACAAGATCTGTCGGACGAGCAGTGGCAGCTCTTCCGCATGCACCATCTCGAGGATCGTTCGATCCAGGAGATCGCTGGCATCGTGGCGAAGACCGAAGACGCGGTGAAATCGCATCTGTATCGGGCACGGCGGACGCTACTGGCGAGGTAGGCGGCGCCTCACCCACAGAAGGCTCGGCTAGACTGCTCCCATGAGTGAAGCGGAAGAGCCCCTGTGTTCCTGGACCGAGCCCTGCGAGGGCGGGCTCCGCTTCGAGGTGACCCACCAGGGCGATTGGGTGCCCGGTCGACTCTTCCTGCCGAGCGGCTCGGGTCCGTTCCCGCTCGTCCTCGTCCAACATGGCGCGGGGAGCAGCAAGGACGACCCGGTCATGGATACGGTGACGGCGCCGTGGGTGCGCGGGGGTGCGGCCGTGGCGCGCATCGATTTCCCGCTTCACGGCGAGCGGAACGACCCGAAGCTCAGCGCCCGCGTGCTGGGCGCCCTGGCCGGGGAAGGAGAACGAACCGCGCTCGAAGAAGACCTCTGGGGGGACCTCACGCGCCAGGCGACAGGCGACCTCCGCCGCAGCCTCGACGCACTTCTGCCCCTTCCCGAGATCGACGCCAATCGCGTGGCCTACGCCGGTTTCAGCCTTGGCGCCATCCTCGGCACACCCTTCTGTGCGAACGACAAGCGAATCGGCGCCGCAGCTCTGGCCCTCGCGGGCGGAGGGCTCGCCCCGACGCCGCACGACCCTCTCCAATCCATCGGTGACATCGCCCCGAGGCCCGTTCTCTTCGTCAATGCACTCCGCGACGAACGCATCCCAAAGGATCAGGCGGAAGCGCTCCACGCGGCGGCGGGCGCCCCCAAGCAGGTCGAGTGGTTCGATTGCAGCCACAGCGAACTCCCCGGCGCTGCGCTGAAACGAATGTGGGTCTTCCTGCGCGCGGCCCTGGAGCTGTAGCGCCGTAGCGGGGACGTTCTTTCCGCTGTTTCCGTTATTCGGTTTCCCGCGAAGCGGGAAACCGAATAACGGAAACAGCGGAAAGAACGTCCCCGCTCGCTAGGGGTGGCGCACGACCAGCAGGGTTCCAGCGACGACGAGGATCGGCATCGCCAGGAAGTTCAAGCCGGGAACCGCGCATAGCCCAAACGCCACCGCACCGAACCCGAACATTGCGCCGCGGTGGCGGCCGAGCCAGGCGCGCCGCGCGGCGAAGGATTGGCCGCGGCGATCGAGCGCGTAGCTCGCATAGTCCAAAGGAAGGAAGAGCAGCGTGGCCACGAGAAGTGCCGGCGGCACCAGCAGCTGCGCACCGGGGATGATCATCCCGAGCCCAACGATGACGCCCAGGAGCATCAGATAGAAGGCCGTTCGCTTCGCTTCCTCGACGACCGAACGCAGGGCGGCCCGCACCTCCCCCCAGAACGAGTCGGCTTTCAGCTCGTCCACCTCGCCGGTCACGATGGCTTCGGCTCGCCTCGACAGCACCTCGTGAAAGGGCGCTGCCACCAGGTTGGCGAGCACGAAGGCCATCACCACGGCCAGCACGAAGCCCAGCACCAGCGCCAGCTTCGGCAACAGCCAGAACAGTGCGAGGCCGGGTCCCACCCACAACCACTCCCACCAGGCGGTGACGGAGAGCACAGGAAGTGCCTCGGCGATCCACCGATGCAGTTCGTCGGCCCAGGCGACGAATGCGCTACCGGCGGAGATCGCCACGACGGCCGCCAGCAGGACCGGCAGCAAGGCCGGTGCCCAGAGCGAGCGGTTGCGGCGCAGAAGCGAGGCCGCCTCCAACACCAGACCGCTGCCCCCGGCGCCTGCCTGGAGGGCCCCGATAACGCCGTAGGAAGGCTCCTGGCTCAAGATTTCCCACCCCACCGGAACGGTCCGCTCACGGGATCGTATTCCATTTGCTACGCATCCCTGGTCCGGGCTCCAGAACCCCGCCCGCTTCGCCCCTTTGAGAGGTCTCCATGCGTCCCCATTTCTTGCTCTCGATTCTCGTCATCTTCCTGGTCGCCGGCTGCGCCCGCATGGGCACGCCAGCCGTCTCCGGAGAATCGGGAGACTCCACCGCGGCTGCCCGGATCGACGGCGCCGAGATCACCGTCGCCGAAGTCGACGCCTGGATCAAGGACGAACTCTTCCGCCAGGCCAGCGAGGATGGTGATGGTGGCAAGCTCCACGAGCTGCGCAGCCAGGCGGTCGACAACATGATCAACGAGCGTCTGATCGAGGCCGAGGCCAAGCTGCGCGGGATCGAATCCCAGCAGCTGATGGAAGACGAAGCCAGCAAGCGGACGGGCGTCACGGAAGCCGAGGTGCTGGCCTTCTGGGAGCGCAACAAGGCATCTATGGGCGAGGTCGATTTCGAGACCGCGGCAAGCACGATTCGTCAGCATCTGGAGCGCCGCAAGGCACCGCAGGCCGCCCAGCAGTTCATCGCAGAGCTGCGCAAGGGCGCGAACGTCGAGGTCCTGATCGAGGTGCCGCGCATCGAGATTGCGGCCACCGGCGCATCCCTCGGCCCCGACGACGCACCCGTTACGATCGTCGAGTTCAGCGACTACCAGTGCCCCTTCTGCCGGCGCGCTGAGCCGATCATCGAACAGGTGCTCGAGCGCTACCCGGACAAGGTGCGCTTCGTCTTCCAACACTTCCCGCTCGACAGCATCCATCCTCGGGCTCGCGCCGCCTCCGAAGCCGCGTTGTGCGCGGGCGAACAGGACAAATTCTGGCCCTACCACGCCTTGCTGTTCGGAGAAGGCGCGGATCTCGAGGTGGCTGGCCTCGAAGCAGCGGCCGAGAAAGCAGAACTCGACCTCGCGAGCTTCCGCACCTGCGTCGAAGAACGACGCCACCGCGCCGTCGTGGACGCGGATGTCAGCGCTGGCCGAGCCGCGGGTGTAACCGGAACTCCGGCCTTCTTCGTGAACGGCATCGGCCTGAAGGGCGCTCAGCCCGTCGAAGAATTCGCCAAGATCATCGATGCGGAACTAGCCCGCGCGGGTGAAGCGACGCCCGAGGGTTAGCGGCGCCCGACCCACCGGAATTCACCGCCGACGCGCCTGCGGAGCTGACCGGTTTGCCGGCTTGGGGTTCGCGGGCTGTTGAGGGGGAACGGTCGGGGGTGCGGGGGCTCCTTCGATCCTGCGGGGCGTTTTCGCGTGGCCAACGTATGGGCGCGGCGCCTTGGCCCACATCGCCAGAGCGAAGGCCGGCTCGCGTGCGTGGCTCGGCTAGGCGGCGCTCGGGATCTCGGCCGGATCGAGGCATGGGCCAGCCCTGCGCCAACCCTCGGTCAGGAGCCATGTATGTGGCGTGGCGACCGCCACCACGTTGCCCTCAGGTCGCTCCCTTGCTTGAGCGACGAGCCCCCTGGCAGAGCGCCGCCAGCCCTCGAACCAACGCCCAGACGAGGCCGGATCGATTCGAGTACTCCTAGGCTTCGTCTTCATGTGCCTACGAGCATTCAGCAGCACGTAGCGCATCGCATTCCGCACCTGGGTCGGCGTCCGCAACACCACATGATGGAAGCGGTCCAGCAAGACACGCCCCGTCCGCCCGAATACCCGGTTCACGGCCCGTGCCAGACGAGCTCCCAGCGCATTCATTCCTCTACCAAGCGCCCCCGCATCCCTGGCTTCGACGATCAGGTGCAGATGGTTCGACTGGATCGAGTAGTGAACGAGCCGGAAGTCCGTGCGCTCGAGCACACAGGCAAACGACCGTTCCACCTCCCGCACCAGCCTCCCATCACGAAGCGACGGAACATCGGGCCGGACCTTCAAGGTCACGTGGCAGGGGTGTCGGGAAGCCAGCGGCGCTCGCTGAAGATGGGCCACTCGCGGGTTCGGGCCGCGCTTGCGGCCGGCGCCCTCACGCCTTCCACCCCAGCCATGAAGAGGAAGATCGAGCTGAGGAGTCCGACGCAGCATGGTGTTGATAATGGCATTGTTTGAATACGATGTCAAGAGAAACCAACGAATGCCGCTACCGGCCCCGG
This portion of the bacterium genome encodes:
- a CDS encoding thioredoxin domain-containing protein; protein product: MRPHFLLSILVIFLVAGCARMGTPAVSGESGDSTAAARIDGAEITVAEVDAWIKDELFRQASEDGDGGKLHELRSQAVDNMINERLIEAEAKLRGIESQQLMEDEASKRTGVTEAEVLAFWERNKASMGEVDFETAASTIRQHLERRKAPQAAQQFIAELRKGANVEVLIEVPRIEIAATGASLGPDDAPVTIVEFSDYQCPFCRRAEPIIEQVLERYPDKVRFVFQHFPLDSIHPRARAASEAALCAGEQDKFWPYHALLFGEGADLEVAGLEAAAEKAELDLASFRTCVEERRHRAVVDADVSAGRAAGVTGTPAFFVNGIGLKGAQPVEEFAKIIDAELARAGEATPEG
- a CDS encoding RNA polymerase sigma factor encodes the protein MAAAHVEPVTEPKLTKSAINQPTDEQLVARVVEGDRAPFELLYARYFTRVYRFVDRRVSNRADTEEIVQEVFFNLFSSLHSFRGEAPFAAWVFGLTRRTIASRFKRKRHEMVSLPEDEHFLGVAGQSGSSPHADYECAERLDQLSATARQDLSDEQWQLFRMHHLEDRSIQEIAGIVAKTEDAVKSHLYRARRTLLAR